One Mytilus trossulus isolate FHL-02 chromosome 5, PNRI_Mtr1.1.1.hap1, whole genome shotgun sequence DNA segment encodes these proteins:
- the LOC134719021 gene encoding F-box/LRR-repeat protein 2-like: protein MEINDLPPELLVTIFQQLSKEDLIWTIHNVCTYWRHLAQAGNLWTDLDINRLFIENHGKQDALFKYLLSILIHAQYVKSSPDLLLPLLIKSKDTLRNIRRIDLVPAIDSFYLSSKELFKGLSAKCPNLKSLHLKFLSESLSVLSQVFDLNLENVTLIHEQNLGNTRDIISREMETVAKLLKEKANEIRKTKRIELQSFSSDFLAPVLELNLSNLTRLTAFGNFIKDSTIHTILLPETNITELYLDFSNITDQSLNDIAENAKHLKYLSLKCCSRITDKGIAIVTKSCKKLERFNIRNSTATGSHFSSNLALCAISPMCISLKTLSAQNLPTFDIATLTALTQSCRTLTSISFNDCCDLSDVSLGVIGQNCPVLLSADFSQCPQITLDGVRILLTCCLSIENISCMVCDGITSFSQTSMMPPKETVTEIVSNEDAQSDKERVTAREPEEEGNQKYSQIRNFNLSYCYNLKAEALIVISELCKNLRMLILRFCESPVNDVSVDILRRVFTNCCYLEYILVGPGFNSTIHRKDIV from the coding sequence ATGGAGATAAACGACCTTCCACCGGAACTACTTGTTACAATATTTCAACAACTCAGCAAAGAAGATCTTATATGGACGATACACAATGTGTGTACGTATTGGCGACACTTAGCACAAGCCGGGAATTTATGGACAGATCTAGATATTAACCGCCTCTTTATCGAAAACCACGGAAAACAGGATGCACTGTTTAAGTATCTTCTCTCGATTTTAATTCACGCTCAGTACGTGAAGTCGTCTCCTGACCTTCTGCTTCCTTTACTGATAAAAAGTAAAGACACTTTGAGAAATATTCGACGAATTGATCTGGTACCTGCAATAGACTCTTTCTACCTTAGCTCAAAAGAACTTTTTAAAGGCCTAAGTGCGAAATGCCCAAATCTTAAATCTCTGCACTTGAAATTTTTATCAGAGTCTCTTTCTGTTTTGAGTCAAGTTTTTGAtcttaatttagaaaatgtgaCCTTAATTCACGAACAGAACCTAGGAAACACACGTGACATAATTAGTCGTGAGATGGAAACCGTCGCCAAACTATTAAAGGAAAAGGCAAATGAAATCAGGAAAACCAAAAGAATTGAGCTCCAATCGTTTTCGAGCGATTTTTTAGCACCAGTCTTGGAATTGAATTTGTCAAATCTGACCCGTCTGACGGCGTTTGGAAATTTCATAAAAGATAGCACAATACACACGATTCTCCTTCCGGAAACAAACATAACCGAactgtatttagatttttcaaatataactgaccaaagtttaaatgatatagctgaaaatgcaaaacatttaaaatatttgtcattaaaatgttgTAGCAGAATTACTGATAAAGGAATTGCCATAGTTACAAAATCCTGCAAGAAGTTAGAAAGATTTAACATTCGAAACTCAACGGCAACCGGCAGCCATTTTTCTTCCAATTTAGCTCTATGTGCTATCTCTCCAATGTGTATATCACTGAAAACTTTGTCGGCGCAAAATTTGCCAACTTTCGATATTGCTACTTTAACGGCTTTGACGCAGTCATGTCGAACATTGACGTCAATCAGTTTTAATGATTGTTGTGATCTGTCAGACGTGTCTTTGGGAGTAATTGGACAAAACTGTCCAGTCCTGCTTTCTGCAGATTTCAGCCAGTGTCCGCAAATTACATTGGACGGCGTCAGAATCCTGTTGACGTGCTGCCTTTCAATAGAGAATATAAGCTGTATGGTTTGCGATGGAATTACAAGCTTTTCCCAAACCTCCATGATGCCACCAAAAGAAACTGTCACGGAAATTGTTAGCAACGAGGATGCACAGAGTGACAAAGAACGTGTCACTGCAAGGGAACCAGAAGAGGAAGGGAATCAGAAATATTCACAGATTAGGAACTTTAATCTGTCATACtgttataatttaaaagcagaAGCACTTATTGTGATTTCAGAATTATGCAAAAATCTGCGAATGCTTATTTTACGTTTTTGTGAAAGTCCTGTAAATGACGTCAGCGTTGACATTTTACGTCgtgtttttacaaattgttgCTACCTTGAATACATTTTAGTTGGTCCTGGATTTAATTCTACAATACACAGAAAAGATATTGTTTAA